In Fulvia fulva chromosome 8, complete sequence, the DNA window CGCTTTTTGGTGGGCAAGATGCCGGCAGCGACAGCGACAACGacttctcgaaggaagcatCACAGTTTGGCGGCAAAGCAGCAGAGGATCTTGCTCTGGACAGCGACGATGGCGCGGACGAAGCCTTTATTGCCGCAACACAGGCTGCGGCGAACCGGAAGAGCGAGAATAAGAATGCAAAGAAAGCTGGGGCGTTTCAGACCATGGGCTTGAACACCCACCTCTTGAAGGCCATTACCCGGAAAGGATTCTCTGTGCCGACACCGATCCAGCGCAAGACGATTCCATTGATTCTGGATGGGCAAGATGTGGTGGGTATGGCCAGGACAGGGTCTGGAAAAACAGCTGCATTCGTTATACCCATGATCGAGAAGTTGAAGAGCCACAGCGCAAAAGTGGGCGCGAGAGCGATGGTGTTGAGTCCGAGCCGAGAGTTGGCGTTGCAGACGCTGAAGGTCGTGAAAGAGATGGGCAAAGGTACAGATCTGCGGACGACACTCTTGGTAGGCGGAGACAGTTTAGAGGATCAGTTCGGCAGCATGGCAAGCAACCCGGACATCATCATTGCTACACCGGGACGATTCGAGCATCTGAAAGTGGAAATGGGCCTGGAGCTGTCAAGTGTCACGTACGTTGTATTCGACGAGGCAGATCGGTTGTTCGAGATGGGTTTCGCTGCACAACTGCACGAGATTATGTACTCTCTGCCGCCGAACAGACAAACTTTACTCTTCTCTGCCACTCTCCCGAAGAGCTTGGTAGAATTCGCAAGAGCAGGTCTACAAGATCCAAAGCTGGTGCGATTGGATGCAGAGAGCAAGATTGCGCCAGGTCTGCAGAGCGCCTTCTTCACCGTGAAGCGGTCGGAGAAGGAGGGAGCACTTCTGCACATTCTGCAAGACGTGATTCAGATGCCCACTGGAGAGACAGAAGCCGTCAAGAAAGCAAAGGAGCCTAAGAAGAACGACAAGAAACGCAAGCGAGGACCAGAGGGACCATCTGCAAATGAAACACCATCCCAGCATTCGACAGTTGTGTTCACCGCGACCAAGCATCATGTGGAGTACTTGGCCAACTTCCTCAAATCCTTTGGCTACGCAGTGTCGTACGTGTACGGTGCTCTTGATCAGACAGCTCGCAAGATGCAAGTCGAGGACTTCCGAAAGGGCATGACCAACATCATGGTTGTCACCGATGTCGCGGCTCGAGGTATCGATATCCCCGTCCTGGCCAATGTCATCAACTATGACTTTCCTTCACAACCAAAGGTCTTTGTACATCGTGTTGGACGAACTGCAAGAGCTGGTAAGGAGGGCTGGGCGTACAGCTTAATCACCAGTCCTGACCTGCCATACTTGCTTGATCTTCAGCTGTTCTTAAGCAGGAAACTTGTACTTGGTCGGGCTGAGAATGATCCGAGCATGTTCAAGGAGTCGATTGTAATTGGCGCTATGAAACGAGATAAGCTTGAGCAGTATGACGAGGAGGTCAAAAAGCTGCTGCACGAGGATGATGATCTCAAACTCATGCAAGATGTGGCGGGCAAGGGCGAGAAGCAGTACATGAGGACGAGAAACGCTGCAGCTGCTGAGAGTGTTAAGCGAGCAAAGGACCTGACCACAAGCGAACGCTATGCCGAGGCGAATATGCTATTCGATGCGGACGGACATGCGAATGTTGAGCAACAACGACTTGATATGCTTGCAAGAGTGAGCGGCTTCAGGCCGAAGGAGACTGTCTTTGAAGTGGGCAAGAGAGGTGTAGCACAAGAGGCGGCAGAGATACAGGCCATCAAGCGACGAAGGGCGAAGATAGAGGCTAAGCCGAAGAACCAAAAGGACGAAGATAGCGATATCGAGGTGGAAGTCAATGGCGCTGCAGAACAGTCATCATACTTAGACGACGGCGACGACTCTGACGAAGATCTCATCTTGACACAGCCCAACGGCGTCGACATGGACGAAGCCTCCGACACCGAGCTTAGACTTACCTTCTCTGCACCCGAGGACCCTGCAACCAAATACAAAAAGAAGAAAACCAccggcaaagacgaggagtTTTTCATGGGCTACAACCCTTCAACCATCAACATGGCCGAAGACAAAGCCTACGGCGTCAACTCTGGCGGCACGAATTCTCACTTCCTCAACGATGCCCGCGGCGCTACGATGGACCTGATCAACGACGAATCATCCGGCTTTAAAGAAGCCACCAAAGCCAAAGGTCTCCGCTGGGACAAGAAGAGCAAAAAGTACGTCGCCCGCGCCAACGACGAAGACGGCAGTAAAGGTCAAAAAATGATCAAAGGCGAATCTGGGCAGAAGATTGCAGCCTCTTTCAAATCTGGTCGCTTCGATGCGTGGCGAAAAGCTAATCGAGTCGAACGTCTTCCGCGAGTTGGTGAGCAGGAACGTGCCAACTCGCACCATGCCAACAGTGAGGGCGGAAAGAGGTTCAAGCACAAGCAGGAGAGGGCGCCGAAGGAGGCAGATAAATTCAGAGATGATTACTACAAGAGGAAGAAGAAGGTCGATGCGGCGAGGGAGAAGCGGGTGGGCAAGTTTGCGGATGGCAAGGGCAAGAGCGAGATTCGGGGTGTTGAGGATGTGAGGAAGTTGAGGAAGTTGCAGGATCGGAGGAAGGATAAGAATGCGAGGCCGCAGAGGAAGGGGAAGTAGATGGGGTATGGCATCGGGCAATGGACCTGCTCGGCAAACAATAAGAAGTTGTGATCAATACCGGATGCTCGATCCTCCAATCAACTCCTGGTCTTGTTGCCTTGTATCTGCGTGACAAAGGCAGTCTGCTTGATCGCTGAATCGAGTCTTGCTCTTCACTTCTTGCTCATTGCTCGAACGCACCATGCTAGAGTAAGACAGATATCACGACACACAGAGGGCCACGCAACCGACCTCATCTCCTTCGCGAAAAGCCATTCTGCTTTCCGAATCTCAGTTCCGGCCGGTCTGGTCCAGGTCCTCTCACCAGTCATCCTCATCGGAGAACTCGGCGTCCTCAGCAGCCCAGCGAAGCTCCTTGGCTATGGCCTCGGCGCTCTTGCGATAGGGCTTGAAGTGGTCAGGACACGTTTTGTCGAAAAGTGGAGGCGCCTCTGGGATGCCATGGTATCGGTCGTAGAAGTCAATCCTCGACCAATTGAGGTACCACTGTGTCATGCCGTCGATAGCTCCCCGGCCATCACCCTCGAGCTTCTGGACTTCTCCGACACTCTGATACGTGGACTCAGCCACGCGCTCCTCGTCCTCGTAGACTGGCAGCTTGATCATGCTCTTCTCCCGATCTGTCAGAGCCCACTCGAAAACCTTGACGATGTCCTTCCCCATCGACACGTCGATCGCCTTAGCACAATTGTAGAAGAACTCTAGCCGGAACACTTTGGGCTTGTTCTGGTCTTCGACACTCAGTCCTCTGGACCAACGAATGAACATCAAGACCGTGGTAGCAGCGCCCTTCCTGCCGCACCCAGTGAAGAAGAGACTGCGGCTGTAGAAGACACCACTAGCCTCGGCGCGGATCTGGCGATTGATGCAGAGAAGGTCGGGCCGCGGGGGTGAGCGGCAGGCGCCAACTTCGTACCCGAAGCAGCTGAATGGAGCAAAGTCGTCGTGTGTTCTGTAGTGGCAGGCGTTCGGAGAGAGAGGTTTCGAGTAGTCTGCTCTGGCGCCTGTGGGAACAAGACCATCTCATAGATGTCGTTGCGGAGCTCAGCTGGCAAGCGGGAAAAGTGGCATGGCTTGGATTGTGCTGGTGCCATGTTGGTGCGTGGTGACTGTTCAATGGTCAGCGAAAGTGGAATGCAGGTCGTTGGAAGATACTCAGGCGGTGGTTGCGAGTCCGAGAGTTTCGAGGATGAGAAGAATCTTCAAGTGAGCTCGAAATACTGCCAACGCTAGATTGGCGCATGCAAACGCTTGCATTATTGTGAGCTTCAGGCAGCAACATCAGTTGTCCCATGTCATGCCGGAGCATGACGTCAAAGCAAAGTGCTTGAGTACATATACATGAACTGAAGCAGCAAGGGCTCCTTCAAGAGCACCGAGAGCATTCAGTGGAAGCAAAAATCGAGGTCAGAGGAGGAGGCAGATTTCGAGACAACGAGCTTCCAGTCTTGGAGAATACACTCACTTCCGCAGCAAACGAATGCCTTGTCTATACCACGCTATACTCGAGACCAGCAGTGAGCGAAGTCGGGCGAAGAGTACGGACAGATGGTCTCTTGCTCGCCTCAGCGCGACTATGTTAGCCCGTGGTGAGGGGTGTCGGTGGTCCGTGAAGTGTATTTCGTGGCGGTGGTGGTAATCGTGCTATGTCCATATCGCTTCAGTAAGCTGGATGAGCTCTGGAGACGTACCCAAATGGTCCACCAGGATGGTTCTCACTCTCCCAGAGAGTGTTGAGGTAGCAGCAAAGATGGAGAGCAGACGTGCAGTCGGGAGATTCCGGCAGGGGACATACGTAGGGCAACATGATATGCACACCGTGGTAAAGAGTCAGTCAAGTATCCCATTGTCTCATCAAATCTCTGATGGCGGCTCTGGAGTTGTTGTCAAGATCCGCTCATATCTTTCCCTCAGATCGCCTGGCTCGACCTTCCCGATCCAGACAGCACGTGCACGGCCAAGAACGCCGTTTCCGGTGTTCGTACCTCTTTGCGACTCCGCCATGCACTACTGCAGATACTGTTAGTCACGAACCCAATGCCGCATACCATATGTAGGTCCATATTGTTGCCGGTCTTTCTTGCTTTCTGTATACCATTCCCTTACTCTAGCACAAAGACCGCAGCATAATCGGAGGTACCGCGTAGCAAGACAAGCGTAAGCGTGCAAGACGCTGCGGCATCCCGAACATATACCTACTGCACCTCTTGCTTGCACTGTCCGTTTCCAGCAATCTTGGGCGGTGTCGCTCTACCCAGCATTTTACAGCTCATCTTGGACGGCGTCTACTTCAAACAGCCATACCACAATCACAGCACGCTCATGAGCGCCACGCGAGAAGCTAGATAACGAACGACAGCCACCATGAGCCACAGCGAACCCATCAAATCGCCGACAGGCCACAGAGGGCGCAGCGAATCACCACAGACGTCACGAAGCTTTGGCACAAGCTACAGATCACAGCATGGGGGAGACAGCAGGATCGCCGCAATCGCAGAGGAAGCTATCGCGCAAGATCTGCAAGATGGAGAGTTCACAGAGGACGACAATGTGCAAGATGGAGGCGAGCTGGGAGCTGCGCTGAGCAGGACGAATACGCGGGATATGCCGGATATGGGACCTCATTCCATGACCGGATACCACAGGCGACCATCGTACATGGCTGCGACACCGAGGCCGTTTCTGGGAACTCAGCAGCCAGAGTCGATAGTGCCTGTTGAGCAGGACTGGGAAGCTGCCATCGGTGAAGAGAGGAGTCTGCTCAGAGACAACAACCTCATCCCGCCAAAGCACCCGCGAAACAGAAGGGACGGCGAGAGCTCACAGGGACATGGCTTGAGAAAAGTGTTGAGCATGAGCTTTAGCGGGAGGAAGAAGAGCGTAGTCGCAGTGGACGAAGAAGATGGAATTTCACCTTCCGAAACAACAGCGCTCCTTCCCGGAGGCCGTGATCCCAGTGCACCGTATGGCGGCGAAGACACACCAGAAAACATTGCCAAGAAGTGGGAAGAAGCAGTTGAAGCGGGCAAAATCAACACCACCTGGCAGCGCGAGACGAAAGTTCTAAGCCGCTACTCCGGGCCCTTGATCCTGACTTTCATCCTGCAGAACTCTTTGACTTTGGCATCCGTCTTCACAGTAGGCCACATCGGCAAGAACGAACTCGGGGCAGTCTCACTAGGATCTATGACTGCCAACATAACCGGCTACGCAGTCTACCATGGTCTCGCTACGTCTTTAGACACCCTCTGCGCCCAGGCTTACGGCTCTGGAAACAAGAAACTTGTTGGTCTGTACCTCCAGCGCATGGTCTTCTTCCTTTGGGCGATCACAATTCCAATCGCGATCATCTGGCTAGCTGGTACTGAAATCCTTGACTACATCGTCCCGGAGCGCGAGATTGCCGAGCTTGCAGGCGCATATCTGAAGGTACTGATTATCGGAGCGCCAGGATATGCGTGCTTCGAGGCTTCGAAACGATATGTGCAAGCCCAGGGACGGTTCGATGCTACGCTATACGTGCTGCTTATTGCCGCGCCTCTGAACATCCTGATGCATTACCTCTTCGTCTGGGTCTTCAAGTGGGGCTTCATTGGTTGTCCTATCGCCGTGGTAGTGACCGAGTGCCTCATGCCCCTCCTCCTATTCCTCTACGTCCGCTTCGTCGGCGGGATGGAATGCTGGCCAGGCTTCACACGCAAAGCCTTCACGAACTGGGGTCCCATGGTACGACTCGCCCTTCCTGGCCTCGTCATGGTTTTGGCAGAATTCCTCGCATTCGAGATCCTCACGCTCGCATCGGCAAGAATCAGCGCTACGCACCTCGCAGCGAACACTGTCCTCCAATCGCTCAGTGTCCTGACCTATCAACTCCCGTTCCCACTCTCCATCGCAGCGAGCACGCGAGTCGCCAACCTCATCGGCGCAGGCCTCCCGCAAGCGGCAAAAGTCACAACAAAAGTCACTTTCATCATGGGCATTTTCATCGGCGTTTTCAACATGGTCCTCCTCTCCTCCCTACGCTCCTACATTCCCTGGCTTTACACCTCCGAAGCGGACGTCGTGGCCCTCGCAGCCGCTACATTACCCGTCTGCGCTGCGTTCCAACTCTTCGATTCCCTCGCGGCTCAGTGCAACGGATTGCTGCGCGGCTTAGGAAAGCAGGAGGCGGGTGGGTACATCAACCTCTTTGCGTATTATGTCATTGCGCTGCCGTTGAGTTTCGGGCTTGGGTTTGGGATACACTGGGATCTTATTGGACTTTGGGCGGGACCTGCTTTGGGGCTGGGAATTGTGAGTGCGGTGGAAGGTATCTACATCTATCGGACGAGTTATGAGAAGGCTAGCGAGGAGGCGGCGGGGAGGAATGCACAGGGGTAGATGTGCTGTATATACTGTGTATGTGAAGACGTTATATTCTGGTCACCTCTATGGTGAGAAGTGCCCGTGGATGACATACGACCTGGGCTGTAATACTGAGAGATCTGGGATCTTGCACAACACTCGGGCTGGTTGAAGTCGAAAACATCTCTGATTTCGAGCTGGACTATGGCAATCATGCATGCCATCACATTCTAAAGCCGAGCATCTGTAACGACCGAAAACCTACCATCTCCTACGTATCACTGCCCACCATTCCAAGCCGCCTTCCACTTCTCAAAGTAATCACGCCAGTCATGGAAAGCCTTGGACCACTAGACGACCATCTCAATCAGCTTTCGACAATCATATCAGCACGACAGATCAATCCTCTAGTAGATTGAGTGGGCACTTACTTCACTCATCGCCACTTTCGGGTCGCTCAAATCATGCCTTTTGACATGGGCAGCTGGATCCGGGCAAGGGACTGTGTGGTGCTGGTGGTTGTGGTTCGGGGTCGGAGCCTGGGGGGTTCGTCAATAGGAGTGTTGGTGAAGAGTATTGGAATACTGACGGCAAGAGCTGCTGTGAGGAGCGTTGCGAGGATCAGGGAGAATTTCATTGTGAGATGCTATTGCTCGTGCTGCTGCGGGTGGGAGAGAATGATGCTGAAATGGCTGTGGCATAACGACAAGATACGAAAGGATACTTGTAAGTGTCCTCGATCCTGGGGAAGAACAGGTGGGTAGGACTTTTACCCCCAAGCTTGGTCTGTGTTGCTGTCCATAACAGGAAGTCATGCAGTTCTGACAGATGTTGCGGAGTGGTTGTCCTTGCTGCC includes these proteins:
- a CDS encoding Ethionine resistance-conferring protein 1, producing MSHSEPIKSPTGHRGRSESPQTSRSFGTSYRSQHGGDSRIAAIAEEAIAQDLQDGEFTEDDNVQDGGELGAALSRTNTRDMPDMGPHSMTGYHRRPSYMAATPRPFLGTQQPESIVPVEQDWEAAIGEERSLLRDNNLIPPKHPRNRRDGESSQGHGLRKVLSMSFSGRKKSVVAVDEEDGISPSETTALLPGGRDPSAPYGGEDTPENIAKKWEEAVEAGKINTTWQRETKVLSRYSGPLILTFILQNSLTLASVFTVGHIGKNELGAVSLGSMTANITGYAVYHGLATSLDTLCAQAYGSGNKKLVGLYLQRMVFFLWAITIPIAIIWLAGTEILDYIVPEREIAELAGAYLKVLIIGAPGYACFEASKRYVQAQGRFDATLYVLLIAAPLNILMHYLFVWVFKWGFIGCPIAVVVTECLMPLLLFLYVRFVGGMECWPGFTRKAFTNWGPMVRLALPGLVMVLAEFLAFEILTLASARISATHLAANTVLQSLSVLTYQLPFPLSIAASTRVANLIGAGLPQAAKVTTKVTFIMGIFIGVFNMVLLSSLRSYIPWLYTSEADVVALAAATLPVCAAFQLFDSLAAQCNGLLRGLGKQEAGGYINLFAYYVIALPLSFGLGFGIHWDLIGLWAGPALGLGIVSAVEGIYIYRTSYEKASEEAAGRNAQG
- a CDS encoding ATP-dependent RNA helicase dbp10 codes for the protein MVRAASPALSENEFDISKSLFGGQDAGSDSDNDFSKEASQFGGKAAEDLALDSDDGADEAFIAATQAAANRKSENKNAKKAGAFQTMGLNTHLLKAITRKGFSVPTPIQRKTIPLILDGQDVVGMARTGSGKTAAFVIPMIEKLKSHSAKVGARAMVLSPSRELALQTLKVVKEMGKGTDLRTTLLVGGDSLEDQFGSMASNPDIIIATPGRFEHLKVEMGLELSSVTYVVFDEADRLFEMGFAAQLHEIMYSLPPNRQTLLFSATLPKSLVEFARAGLQDPKLVRLDAESKIAPGLQSAFFTVKRSEKEGALLHILQDVIQMPTGETEAVKKAKEPKKNDKKRKRGPEGPSANETPSQHSTVVFTATKHHVEYLANFLKSFGYAVSYVYGALDQTARKMQVEDFRKGMTNIMVVTDVAARGIDIPVLANVINYDFPSQPKVFVHRVGRTARAGKEGWAYSLITSPDLPYLLDLQLFLSRKLVLGRAENDPSMFKESIVIGAMKRDKLEQYDEEVKKLLHEDDDLKLMQDVAGKGEKQYMRTRNAAAAESVKRAKDLTTSERYAEANMLFDADGHANVEQQRLDMLARVSGFRPKETVFEVGKRGVAQEAAEIQAIKRRRAKIEAKPKNQKDEDSDIEVEVNGAAEQSSYLDDGDDSDEDLILTQPNGVDMDEASDTELRLTFSAPEDPATKYKKKKTTGKDEEFFMGYNPSTINMAEDKAYGVNSGGTNSHFLNDARGATMDLINDESSGFKEATKAKGLRWDKKSKKYVARANDEDGSKGQKMIKGESGQKIAASFKSGRFDAWRKANRVERLPRVGEQERANSHHANSEGGKRFKHKQERAPKEADKFRDDYYKRKKKVDAAREKRVGKFADGKGKSEIRGVEDVRKLRKLQDRRKDKNARPQRKGK